A genomic stretch from Aedes albopictus strain Foshan chromosome 2, AalbF5, whole genome shotgun sequence includes:
- the LOC134286383 gene encoding uncharacterized protein K02A2.6-like, with protein MIAGLEGVENFLDDFLIHSETREQHNLILKKLFARIQEYRFHLRPEKCSFYKEEIGYIGFIINADGIKPDPEKVAAIAKMPPPTDVSELRSFLGAANFYGKFIPEIHRIRQPLDELLKKDRKFVWSSQCQNAFDSIKSVLQSDLLLTHYNPNLELIVAGDVSKSGIGAVIMHRFPDGRIKAIAHAAKTLTATEQRYSQVEKEALALVFAVTKFRRMLLGRKFTLQTDHQPLLKVFGSKKGVPLHTANRLQRWALSLLGFDFNVEYIATDNFGYADVLSRLISNHQKPEEEYVIATVNLEGDVSASLEECFTSLPVNFKMVRAATKKDSLLQQVIQYIDSSWPNSSRIADRNLKTFYSRRESLSVVNECVMMNDRVVIPECYQQRVLKQLHSGHQGIERTKAVARSAVYWANIDDDIEALVRQCSVCASTAKSPPHHQPQPWPRADGPWKRIHLDYAGPLDGMYYLVIVDSYTKWPEIFQTGHTTAAVTIRFLQETFARFGIPETIVTDNGKQFCSGEFKKMCEQLGIVHIRTAPYHPQSNGQAERFVDTLKRSLRASSKGKKFHLSRHSRNFCTCTAQPPVPHLQGNHRQKKCWVGPCVQHWISCVRQRSTVSPISIIRSLQLALQSTPRYTRMRISGNGLPELSLRLLEESISMFCSINNQVAGSLFDHT; from the coding sequence ATGATCGCAGGACTCGAGGgtgtggaaaatttcctggacgatTTCTTGATCCACAGCGAAACTCGGGAGCAACACAACCTTATTTTGAAGAAGCTGTTCGCTCGCATCCAGGAGTACAGATTCCATCTGCGTCCGGAAAAGTGCAGTTTCTACAAGGAGGAGATTGGCTACATTGGCTTCATCATCAATGCCGACGGTATCAAGCCAGATCCCGAGAAGGTTGCTGCCATAGCGAAAATGCCACCACCAACAGATGTTAGCGAACTCCGATCATTCCTCGGAGCGGCAAACTTCTATGGCAAATTCATCCCGGAAATACATCGAATCCGACAGCCGTTGGATGAGCTTCTGAAAAAGGATAGGAAGTTCGTGTGGAGTAGCCAGTGTCAGAATGCGTTCGACAGCATCAAAAGCGTATTGCAATCAGACTTGTTGCTTACGCACTACAACCCGAACCTTGAACTCATCGTTGCGGGTGATGTTTCAAAATCTGGAATCGGGGCGGTCATAATGCATCGATTTCCGGATGGCCGCATCAAAGCTATTGCACACGCAGCGAAAACGCTTACCGCCACCGAACAGAGGTACAGTCAGGTGGAAAAAGAAGCGTTGGCGTTAGTTTTTGCGGTGACGAAGTTTCGACGAATGCTGCTAGGACGGAAATTTACGCTGCAGACAGACCACCAACCATTACTCAAGGTGTTCGGATCCAAGAAAGGTGTACCGCTACACACCGCGAATCGCCTCCAGCGCTGGGCGTTATCGCTGCTCGGATTCGACTTCAACGTGGAGTATATCGCTACGGACAACTTTGGGTATGCCGACGTCCTGTCTCGGTTGATAAGCAACCACCAGAAACCAGAAGAAGAGTACGTCATTGCTACTGTCAATCTGGAAGGTGACGTCAGCGCAAGTCTGGAAGAATGCTTCACATCGCTACCAGTGAACTTCAAGATGGTGAGAGCTGCAACGAAGAAAGACTCCCTACTACAACAGGTCATACAGTACATCGACAGCAGTTGGCCGAACAGTAGCAGGATTGCAGATCGGAATTTGAAAACTTTCTATTCCCGACGCGAGTCTTTGTCCGTGGTCAATGAATGCGTCATGATGAACGACCGGGTGGTGATTCCTGAATGCTACCAACAACGTGTTCTGAAACAGCTACACAGTGGCCACCAAGGCATCGAACGGACGAAGGCCGTTGCTCGCAGTGCGGTCTACTGGGCAAACATCGATGACGACATCGAAGCTCTAGTTCGTCAGTGTTCCGTTTGTGCCAGTACTGCAAAATCTCCACCACACCATCAACCGCAACCATGGCCCCGAGCGGACGGTCCGTGGAAAAGGATTCACCTGGACTATGCAGGCCCACTTGACGGAATGTACTACCTAGTAATAGTGGATTCATACACGAAATGGCCTGAAATTTTCCAGACTGGACATACAACTGCAGCCGTTACaatcagatttcttcaggaaaccttcgCTCGATTTGGTATCCCGGAGACTATTGTCACAGACAACGGGAAGCAGTTCTGTAGCGGTGAATTCAAGAAGATGTGTGAACAGTTGGGAATCGTGCATATTCGTACTGCGCCATATCACCCACAGTCGAATGGCCAGGCCGAACGCTTTGTCGACACCCTGAAACGATCGCTTCGCGCTTCGTCGAAGGGGAAGAAGTTCCATCTGTCGAggcactccagaaatttctgcacgtGTACCGCTCAACCCCCAGTGCCGCACTTGCAGGGAAATCACCGTCAGAAGAAATGTTGGGTCGGCCCATGCGTACAACACTGGATCTCTTGCGTCCGTCAACGTTCAACAGTAAGTCCGATCAGCATCATCCGAAGTTTACAGTTGGCTCTACAGTCTACGCCAAGATATACCAGAATGCGGATAAGTGGAAATGGTCTCCCGGAACTGTCATTGAGGCTATTGGAGGAGTCAATTTCAATGTTTTGCTCGATCAACAATCAGGTCGCAGGAAGCTTATTCGATCACACGTAA